A portion of the Stigmatella aurantiaca DW4/3-1 genome contains these proteins:
- a CDS encoding LysR family transcriptional regulator, whose protein sequence is MGPVPPRKLPRHLIWLEAFAASVEAGSLEGAAEHLGVARSVVSEHLRALEQALGDGEPLLERGPGRKLQLTPRGRRLYSGTQTPLHQLDIKRLRDLTSTEPSLRLGLNHTLSSMLLKDIARDAAQASIKLEIGFGGPFELIREAQTRQRDLVVGFTPLPPHRGVEAESLLSLPFVVLAGPDSALARPARSGKALHVKELDGQPFVDWLQDDPYGGANSARFTNHQVTVREVARVESFLHLFDVLHAFRHACAITPDLRPVHPFPPDLHVWPLHEEQSQVVEVVALWPSGALSAEARLILKGLKQRLTLKRRKSE, encoded by the coding sequence ATGGGGCCCGTGCCCCCGCGCAAGCTCCCCCGACACCTCATCTGGCTGGAGGCCTTCGCGGCCTCGGTCGAGGCCGGCAGCCTGGAGGGGGCCGCCGAGCACCTGGGCGTGGCCCGCTCCGTGGTGAGCGAGCACCTTCGCGCGCTCGAACAAGCCCTGGGGGATGGCGAGCCCCTGCTCGAGCGCGGACCGGGGCGCAAGTTGCAGCTCACCCCTCGCGGCCGGCGGCTCTACTCGGGCACGCAGACGCCGCTGCACCAGCTCGACATCAAGCGGTTGAGGGACTTGACCAGCACCGAGCCCAGCTTGCGCCTGGGCCTCAACCACACGCTCTCCTCGATGCTGCTGAAGGACATCGCCCGGGATGCCGCCCAGGCCTCCATCAAGCTGGAGATTGGCTTTGGCGGTCCCTTCGAGCTGATCCGCGAAGCGCAGACCCGGCAGAGAGATCTCGTCGTGGGCTTCACCCCACTGCCCCCCCACCGGGGCGTGGAGGCCGAATCGCTGCTGAGCCTTCCCTTCGTGGTGCTGGCGGGGCCGGACAGCGCCCTGGCCCGCCCGGCCCGCTCCGGCAAGGCGCTCCACGTGAAGGAGCTGGATGGTCAGCCCTTCGTGGATTGGCTCCAGGATGACCCCTACGGGGGCGCCAACAGCGCCCGCTTCACGAACCACCAGGTGACGGTGCGCGAGGTGGCCCGCGTGGAGAGCTTTCTCCACCTCTTCGACGTGCTCCACGCCTTCCGCCACGCCTGTGCCATCACCCCGGACCTGCGGCCGGTCCACCCCTTTCCCCCGGACCTTCACGTCTGGCCCCTGCACGAAGAGCAGTCCCAGGTGGTCGAGGTGGTGGCGCTCTGGCCCTCGGGTGCGCTCAGCGCCGAGGCCCGCCTCATCCTCAAGGGCCTGAAGCAGCGGCTGACCCTCAAACGTCGGAAATCCGAATAG
- a CDS encoding cation diffusion facilitator family transporter — protein sequence MRTAEPFDLPPEKMKVLGRAKRWEWISLAYLVSAVVGIYFTLGNSQAMKAAWLEDLLSLIPPLAFLIGGRVCRRRPNGEFPYGYHRATTIAYLVGSLALLGMGLYLFADSVMKGVEGEHPTIGSVKLFGHVVWLGWPMLLALLWSGVPVVLLGRLKRPLAEQLHDKVLYADAMMNKADWLTAGAAFLGVLGIGLGFWWADAVAAGIISLDISHDGQKHLRAALGDLMDRAPRTLDYKHPVELPERIRHTVESLDWVESAQVRVREDGHVFFADVELVPRPGTENLVQRLTHATRDLKRLDWRLHEVLLVPVERPARPA from the coding sequence ATGAGGACCGCGGAGCCGTTCGATCTGCCCCCCGAGAAGATGAAGGTCCTCGGACGGGCGAAGCGGTGGGAGTGGATCTCGCTGGCCTATCTCGTGTCCGCCGTTGTTGGCATTTACTTCACCTTGGGCAACTCGCAGGCCATGAAGGCCGCGTGGCTGGAGGACTTGCTCAGCCTCATTCCTCCCCTGGCGTTCCTCATCGGAGGCCGGGTGTGCCGCCGGCGGCCCAACGGCGAGTTCCCCTATGGTTATCACCGGGCCACCACCATCGCGTACCTCGTGGGGTCGCTGGCCCTGCTGGGGATGGGGCTCTACCTCTTCGCCGATTCGGTCATGAAGGGGGTGGAGGGCGAACACCCCACCATCGGTTCGGTGAAGCTCTTCGGGCACGTGGTGTGGCTCGGCTGGCCCATGTTGCTCGCCCTGCTCTGGAGTGGGGTGCCGGTGGTGCTCTTGGGCCGGCTCAAGCGGCCATTGGCCGAGCAGCTCCACGACAAGGTGCTGTACGCGGACGCGATGATGAACAAGGCGGACTGGCTGACCGCGGGCGCGGCCTTTCTGGGCGTGCTGGGCATCGGCCTGGGGTTCTGGTGGGCGGACGCGGTGGCCGCGGGCATCATCTCCCTGGACATCTCCCACGATGGGCAGAAGCACCTGCGCGCCGCGCTGGGAGACTTGATGGACAGGGCCCCGCGGACGCTGGACTACAAGCATCCCGTGGAACTGCCCGAGCGCATCCGCCACACCGTCGAATCCCTGGACTGGGTGGAGAGTGCCCAGGTGCGTGTGCGGGAGGACGGCCACGTGTTCTTCGCGGACGTGGAACTGGTGCCTCGGCCTGGAACGGAGAACCTCGTCCAGCGGCTCACCCATGCCACGAGGGACCTGAAGCGCTTGGACTGGAGGCTCCACGAGGTGCTGCTCGTCCCGGTGGAGCGGCCGGCTCGCCCGGCATGA
- a CDS encoding class II aldolase/adducin family protein, which translates to MIATARRMNASGLNQSTSGNLGLRVAEGFLITPSGMDYESLVPEDIVLMRFDGSHEGPRIPSTEWRFHRDILEVRPEVNAVLHAHSMFCTTLACLHRSIPSFHYMVAKAGGSSIRCAPYATFGTEALSRHAVAALEGRKACLLANHGMIVVGADLAAAYKLAVEVETLAAMYWRALQAGEPVLLDEAEMAVVLEKFKTYGHQPPRS; encoded by the coding sequence ATGATCGCCACCGCCCGGCGCATGAACGCCTCCGGGCTCAACCAGAGCACCTCCGGCAACCTCGGCCTGCGCGTCGCGGAGGGCTTTCTCATCACCCCCTCGGGGATGGACTACGAATCGCTCGTGCCCGAGGACATCGTCCTCATGCGCTTCGACGGCAGCCACGAGGGGCCCCGCATCCCCTCCACGGAGTGGCGCTTCCACCGGGACATCCTCGAGGTCCGGCCCGAGGTAAACGCGGTGCTGCACGCGCACTCCATGTTCTGCACGACGCTGGCGTGCCTCCATCGCTCCATTCCCTCCTTCCATTACATGGTGGCGAAGGCCGGGGGCTCCTCCATCCGCTGCGCGCCCTATGCCACCTTCGGGACCGAGGCGCTGTCCCGCCATGCCGTGGCCGCGCTCGAAGGGCGCAAGGCCTGCCTGCTGGCCAACCATGGAATGATTGTCGTGGGAGCGGACCTCGCCGCGGCCTACAAGCTGGCCGTCGAGGTGGAGACCCTCGCCGCCATGTACTGGCGGGCGCTGCAAGCCGGTGAGCCCGTGCTGCTCGACGAGGCGGAGATGGCCGTGGTGCTGGAGAAATTCAAGACCTACGGCCACCAGCCCCCCCGGTCTTGA
- the mtnA gene encoding S-methyl-5-thioribose-1-phosphate isomerase, with protein sequence MKVHEQPTRTIWVEADGTSVGIIDQTRLPHAFVKVRLTTLEAVAHAIRSMQVRGAPLIGAAAAYGICLALRENASDEALARAHEVLLATRPTAINLRWALEEMRRTLQPLSPAGRLAEAYRRAAALCDEDVALNRSIGSHGVPLLEAAWARKGKQGRINVLTHCNAGWLATVDWGTALAPVYLAHDAGLPVHVWVDETRPRNQGASLTAWELGQHGVPHTVIADNVGGHLMQHGEVDLCIVGTDRTTARGDVANKIGTYLKALAAQDNGVPFYVALPSPTIDWTLEDGVRDIPIEQRDGTELTHISGRLASGEVVSVHVTAPGSPVANYGFDVTPARLVTGLITERGVCAASSEGLLSLFPERRTVRGTGT encoded by the coding sequence ATGAAGGTTCACGAGCAGCCCACGCGCACCATCTGGGTCGAAGCCGATGGCACCTCCGTGGGCATCATCGATCAAACCCGCCTGCCCCATGCCTTCGTGAAGGTGCGGCTCACCACGCTGGAAGCAGTGGCCCACGCCATCCGCTCCATGCAAGTCCGGGGCGCTCCCCTCATCGGCGCCGCCGCCGCCTACGGCATCTGCCTCGCCTTGCGCGAGAATGCCTCGGACGAGGCCCTGGCGCGGGCCCATGAGGTCCTCCTGGCCACCCGGCCCACCGCCATCAACCTGCGCTGGGCCCTGGAGGAGATGCGCCGCACCCTTCAGCCCCTGTCCCCCGCGGGACGTCTGGCCGAGGCCTACCGCCGCGCCGCCGCCCTCTGCGATGAAGACGTGGCCCTCAACCGGAGCATCGGTTCCCACGGGGTGCCGCTCCTGGAGGCCGCCTGGGCGCGCAAAGGGAAACAGGGCCGCATCAACGTCCTCACCCACTGCAACGCCGGCTGGCTGGCCACCGTGGATTGGGGCACCGCCCTGGCCCCCGTGTACCTGGCCCATGACGCGGGGCTGCCCGTCCATGTCTGGGTGGACGAGACGCGGCCCCGCAATCAGGGCGCCAGCCTCACCGCCTGGGAGCTTGGGCAGCACGGCGTCCCCCACACCGTCATCGCCGACAACGTGGGCGGCCACCTCATGCAGCACGGCGAGGTGGACCTGTGCATCGTCGGCACGGACCGGACCACGGCCCGGGGCGATGTGGCCAACAAGATTGGCACCTACCTGAAGGCCCTCGCGGCGCAGGACAACGGCGTGCCCTTCTATGTGGCGCTGCCCTCTCCCACCATCGACTGGACCCTCGAAGATGGCGTCCGGGACATCCCCATCGAGCAGCGGGATGGCACCGAGCTGACCCACATCAGTGGAAGGCTCGCCTCGGGCGAGGTGGTATCCGTGCACGTCACCGCCCCCGGCAGCCCCGTGGCCAACTACGGCTTCGACGTGACGCCCGCGCGGCTGGTCACGGGGCTCATCACCGAGCGCGGGGTGTGCGCGGCCTCCTCCGAGGGGCTGCTGTCGCTCTTTCCCGAGCGGCGCACGGTCCGGGGAACCGGCACGTGA
- a CDS encoding substrate-binding periplasmic protein: protein MPGAGARTAGVLMVLVLGAGCGMLRDPEGTLERVRGGTLRAGVVERPPFTQVGQGTPVGVEVLLVEELARSLGAKVEWTVGTEARLMEALTHRKLDLVIGGIPADTPYGARVALSRPYLRARLTVGAPAGEAVPRELKGHPVAVEPGHAAIALLEEAGAVPKPTSQVHAASGLRAGFDWQLEAWGYTAGEFTLKNEEVLVVVAPGENGWLRQVDLFLHESASKTRDRLVQSARGGAR from the coding sequence ATGCCAGGGGCCGGGGCGAGGACGGCGGGGGTGTTGATGGTGCTCGTCCTGGGCGCTGGCTGCGGAATGCTCCGGGATCCCGAGGGGACGCTGGAGCGGGTGCGCGGGGGCACCCTGCGGGCCGGTGTGGTGGAGCGGCCCCCCTTCACCCAGGTCGGCCAGGGAACACCGGTTGGGGTGGAGGTCCTCCTGGTGGAGGAGCTTGCCCGCTCCCTGGGGGCAAAGGTGGAGTGGACGGTGGGGACCGAGGCCCGGCTGATGGAGGCCTTGACGCACCGGAAGCTCGATCTGGTCATCGGGGGAATCCCCGCGGACACCCCCTACGGCGCACGGGTGGCCCTGAGCCGTCCCTATTTGCGCGCAAGGCTCACCGTGGGCGCTCCCGCGGGCGAGGCCGTCCCACGCGAGCTGAAGGGCCACCCCGTGGCGGTGGAGCCGGGGCACGCGGCCATCGCGTTGCTGGAAGAAGCAGGCGCGGTTCCCAAGCCAACGTCGCAGGTGCATGCGGCCTCCGGTCTGCGCGCGGGGTTCGACTGGCAGCTCGAGGCGTGGGGGTACACGGCGGGGGAGTTCACGCTGAAGAACGAGGAGGTGCTGGTGGTGGTGGCCCCCGGAGAGAACGGGTGGCTCCGCCAGGTTGACCTCTTCTTGCACGAGAGCGCTTCCAAGACCCGTGACAGGCTCGTCCAGTCCGCGCGAGGAGGCGCGCGATGA